The Mastacembelus armatus chromosome 24, fMasArm1.2, whole genome shotgun sequence sequence ATCTGATGAAAAATGGTCTTGCAGGGTTGACTAACAACATGGTGGAGGTGGAAATAGCTACTACATGATGAAATCCATATGCTCGAGGCTGAAATGCCACATCACTAGAAATCTGTTCAGTGTACAAGTTGGTGCAATGTTAATTATCATACATACAGGCATGCATGGGTGCTCTAACGCAGactacaacagcagcagcactagATCAGGCCGAAACCTGGTGCAAACATCCAAAAGAAGtgatgaaaacactgtttaagTCTGTTGTGATGAGTGTGTGCTGAGTGGGGCAGGGTCACTGGAAGGTTCTAGTCGGTGGAGACCGGGTTCCGCTTCAAAGGGTGTGGTAGTTGCGGTCCTTGGACTTGCAGAATTTGTAGAGGAAGAAGATGACAGCCTGCAGGCCCAGGACCAGCACTATCCCACCGATGAAGCTTGCGGCATCAAAGGTGGAGTTCTTCTGAGGCACAGAAGTGGGGTTGATGGGTGTGGTTGTGCTGCTGCTAGctgtcagagagaaagagccCAAAGAAGAATGAAGTTCCTCCTGTTTGTGTACATTACTCGACAGATTCAAACAGTCTCTTACTTACTTGTAGAGGTggagctgttactatggtgagTGGGGACAACAGTGGTTGTATTGTCTGTTGTAGggtcacagtaaaaaaaaacaaaaaaaaaatgcattagtCTTTACAATACTCATTATTTGACCTGTCTGAAGTTGTAATCCTCACAGCTTCATTTGCTGCTGGTTGACTTGGCAGCACCCATAGCACCAGGGTTTGGTTTAGTAATACAGCAAATAGCGTTtgtcagaaaacacagcagcagagcaactGGTAAATCTACCGCGCAGCCACACAGCAGCGTGTTGTTTTGCATGTGGCACAAGGAGTTCTCTTTacaaacaacacagcacagtgatGTTTGCCAACTGGCCGAGGAGGCAGAGATGTGCAGCCTATAACTCAAACAACGCTCGTCATCACTGTGGCTGCTGCTCCCTGTGCTTCCAGTCCCTGTCTGAATGATCCGCTgatgaaaaatgctgaaaattgctgttgtcttgttttctaTGCACAATGACAAACAAGAAATGCACCCTGCACTAACTGCAGTGACAAACATTTCCTGTGAGCGCTTCTAAATAAAAGCCCCTCTGTGTTTCACCAGTTAAACACGTCTAATAGCTACAGCAGGAAATACTGGGTTTAAAACAGACGGGACAACATAGACTCCAACAGGGGGTGGCAGAGGGGTTTAGGAAGGGGTTACCTGTGCTGGGCTTTGGGCTGCTGCTGTTAGAGGTGGTGGTGACAACAGGGGCAGGGGTGAGAGTAGTCGTGGCAGCAGAGACAGATGAATTCCCGGTTGGTGTGCTTTCAGTAGCTAGACAGAGAACCAACACCGAGACAGGTTGTAAGGAGGAAAGCAAGCAACACCCCCCAGACAACAAGGTCAGAAAATGACACAACTCGTTACTTCTCAAGTGAAAACAACGATCTACACCTTAAGTctgtttgacaaaaacaaagacgaCGGGTGAGACCAAGCTAGAGACTGAGTATTAACTGACACCTTAGTTAGCTAGACCCAAACAGAAcctgcagaaaataaatagCAGTAAACCTCAGAAATGTGATTTCTCTTTATAGAGTCTGCTGACTCTCTTTGGGTCTAAAGGAATGTGTTAATATGAAATGTTAATTTCTCACTAGGACATTCAGaaccactaccaccaccacacTTACCTGAGCAGCTGGTGTTGCTGCAGGAATCATTTGCTGTCACAAGAGTCATGTTGCGACAGCCGACAAATgctgaaacagacaaaagtgcCATTAATGAAATTCCTGATTAATGTTTTAAAGCAGATCTCAGCATTAACAAGAGAAACGACCTTTATTTGCTCATTTTCAGTTCAATCCTGACAATGTTCTTTTGTGCTGACAGCTGAGGAACAGTTTGTATCACTGAGGTCTGATCACACAACTGTGCATAGCTACAGACCTCCAACACATAatctctcatctcatctcaagGTCCTGTCCAAATGTTCATGTTTGCACTGAGCACGCAGCTGCATCTAATCCTCTCTCACTGACTCTGTGCATACAAAAGAATAAGCAACATATGCAGAGAAAcaatgttctttcttttttttttttaaatcacctgCCGCTCAGGTGCGGATCCCGCAGATCCTGCTGCCCTCATCATAACAGTATATTATTTGAAGTGGGGCAAGTCTGAAACCTGTTTTGCGTGCATTTCTTTGTCACTTTACCACCTCAGCACTGTAGCTGCCAATTTCAGATCCAGGCTCAACacaactttttttgtttgttttgttttcttttttaaataaacagccacagagaatgaacagaaaaaataacaaGGGCCAGCAGTGGAAGACATATTCAGATTATTTACTTCATGTAAAAGAAGCCTATTCTAAGTGAAAATCcatgtattatattttataaactaGTCAAAtcttttgcatttaaaatgtaactatTAACTACAAATATTAAAGGTTTTTCTCTCaatagacaaataaaataaagtgaaaatacaaaaatttcAGTTATAATTGCACTTGAGTACATTAGTTGATAAAATGGAGTAAGGTAAGACtggagacattttcatttttgcgTGTGTTCAGTCTGCTGACTCATAGTTTGACCATCTAGGTGTATCCTCTTCCATTGTAATACAATTACTAATTAACCAAGACGGGACGGGACTTTGTCCTGCCGTAAAGTCCTGCTTGTCCCAAATACTGCGACCAGAAATCCAGACACAGACGCAGCGATGTTTCAGTAAGAAGAGTAGAAATTCATGGAAAACATTCCACTTTTAATCATCTACAACAGGAGTAACTATAACAAGATGAAATCAGCTCCTTCAGCCTGTGTCACACAGTGAGGAGCTCATGAGTCATAACTGCGAGCACCTTGTGACTGCAGACTCTTCACACCCAGCACAATCGCATTcactttgctgctgctctcaacacATTTCACTGCAATCTTAGCACAGATATCCACTTTGCAGGAAGCAACTTGAAGAAAAAAGCTTGTTTCAAAATTcctccatatatatatatatatatatatatatatatatatatatatatatataaaatttaaaaaaagacttcaataagttattttcaattttaacaATATATTTGTCAAATCCTAATTGTAAATCTAATAGCCTGGACTATTTGTTTGATTTCAGCAAAATCTAAAAGGGCTAACCTTGAGTTTTGCACCACTTTCAGAAATATTAGCCACAAAAAAGCCAAATCTTTCAAAACATTAGTTGCAGCCTCCTTATGTATGTAACCATAAAGTCTTCTTATTCCAGGACATATTAGCAGCTGAGGAATACTTTGAATTTCCACATGGCATGGCTGCACTCTGCCTTCACACATCTCAGTCCGTCCTCTGTGGAGTGCCATTTTACAGCTCTTTATGATTTATCACCTCAAGTAATAcggaaatggaaaatatttccCATAACACTTCAATAAAGATTCAATCTGGTGACAGACGAGGTCATCAGAGGCCTTGGACCTTGACTCTCTATGGCTGACATCACGACTGTATTTGTTTATACAAGCTTATGAGGGCATTATGTTCCCAGATACAGGAACATCAATAGTGGAGGTAAACCTGTGGTGGTGCAACTGCTGTAAAACGCCGTCCTCCATCTTATTTGGGTGTGCGGTGATCCAAACCTAATGACTCCCACCAGATAGATGCCCTAAATTACAGATGCATTAACTGTAACTGTCAGTAAGCCTGCAGCCATTGTTGCGAGCATCTTTTGTCCGTCTCCAAGTAGGGACAAAACTGACTCACATGCTTGTGTTAGATTTTCCACAGCTCACAGGgctctgttttctgctgctcatATCAGGCCGTGCATACAAACAACTACCAAATGGCTGCTCTGTTCTAATAATCTGTCTGTGTGACGCCTAATGCAAAGTTTCTGTTAACTGTGTCACAGACGTGCTGGTTAAATGATGTGGTTATAATAGAGACCAGGGTTTTGTGGTGTCTTGAAGCTGCTTCTCTGTGCCAATGAGCAGGAAGGGATTGGAGCACAAAAAATCAGTTGCTTCATATGTTTTAACTtcaaaaagttaaacttttacAGCTGGAAACTTAATGACTCACCGTCTTTCAAACTGCGATTCAGCTACGTCAAAGATTGAGTAATTTTGTAAGTGTTGTTGTTacttttcacactttttcattAATCTGACACCATTTTCTGTGTATAATAAACGATGTGGGAGGAGGATTTTTTCCACACCACGAGGTCAGAGGGCCGTTATCTCGCAGGTAGCTGTGAAACATAGGACTGTTCTCACCCTGTTCCAAGATAGTGACATCAGCATCACGAGGTCCGTCCACACTTTGCTCCAGCCAGAGGTGTGAGTGAAAGACTCAAGGGCTCATCTTACTACAGAAAAACCGTCTCTGGGTTAAGGGGACTCAACAAGCTTTGTCACAGACTACAGCCTGTACTTAGTGGAGCTGCAGAGCTCACATGTACACGTGTAAAGTTTTTGAGTTTCTAAACACTGGACTGTAGGGAAACGCGCCTCTGACGCCAAAGGCTTGTTTACACAAAATCCCTAAACCAAAGATAAATCTGGTAATGACAGTGTGGTAGGCGTCAGCACAGTGCGGCAGCGTGGTTACACTGAAGTTCAGCAAGGCCTCCTCAACAGTCCACAACTGACCTTTCCGGTTTTTGCTGAGCTCATATCAAATAGGTGACCCATTCTTGAGCTTGTGGAGGGCTTTAGCTGTAggcttattgtgtgtgtgtgtgtgtgtgtgtgtgtgtgtgttctctgacAAGTGAAACTGTAGATAAATAGTTTTTCTCTTATTTAAACCAACATcaaacaatagaaaaatatcACTCCAATCTTTTGGAAAGTTAAACATATGTCAGTTAACGCTGAAATAATTACGACCTCAGCAGGAGAAGAGATCTTGTTAAATTTTCTGTCAGTAGGTGGAGGCTGTCTGTTGTTTGCTCCTGAGcgtttactgtaaatgtaaagcTGCACTGGTTTATCTTTCTTGAGAAATCCCACGAGCTGAACAGCCGTCTGAGTGCTGAGCAGAGGTAAGTAACTGTCATCTTGCCCGTCCTGTCCAACCACTTAATAGAGCATGATGTAATAGTGTATCATTAAAGGGCGATTTTACATTCACAAACCAGAGGGGGTGGGATCAGCTAAGCTCAAACAGCGTGTCCTGGAAAGAATCAAAGCTTCCCATTGGTGACGCTGTCACAGGTCAACTCCCATGTGAGGGCAAATATCGTCTAGTCTTCGCGCCGAGTGACAAGTGAAATATAAGACGGGATCGCTGCTCATTGTGAACTGCACCCGAGGGATTATCAGAATAACAAGGCACATGAAACCTATCTTCCCATCCTATCTTTGCActctttcctcttccttctgCTCCCCATCATGAGGATATTGCAGACTTCCTGCCACACTTCCCCTCCTGTTCATCTTCTTCACAATCACTAATAAATATCTAACGAAACAGACTAAATCAAACACTGGAGTGAGGCCCTCCGGGGCAATTTGGTCAGTGTCACAacacttttttcccctttacGAGGATCAGGTGTTAGGGATCTACTACAGCCTCAACAAAGCCTTCAGCACAGTTTTTATTATAACCTATGACAACATTATGTTAACTCAACATCTGTAACTTTATGTCCTGACACTGACAACAAGAAAACAACCAGCTCCTCTCCTGACTtgttagaaaaacacaaaccacagcgAGAGCAAACAGTGAACGGAAAGACGTTGGTTGAGTCAGGAAGCAATCTGTCATGCGGTTTTGAGTATTGCCCCTCCTTTTTAACCAGATAGTGCATATTTCTAATCAGGTTAACCAGGTCAACTAGCAAATTTCCAAATCAGGATGAAAGAGACAACTGGTTATAGTGCAGCGATCAAACAGCGATACAGAGATGTgggcaaacagcagcacaatcaCAAGATCAAAATGAGAGTCAAATATCTGGCACAACATAACAACTATAGCTTTGACTCCACAGCCTTGTCAATACTCTACAGTTCATTTATTGTagttagacacacacacacacacacacacacacacacacacacacacacacacacacacacacacacacacactgcaggtcTGGACAGTGTTGCCAGATAATTACGATGCAGCTCGGCCTTTAGGGAAATTGAAATTACATCATCTGAGAGTCAACATCCACTGCCATACATTCTCCCTGTACCCTGGAACCTTGTGTCCAATACGTTCAGCTGTCTGGACCATTCAGGACTCACAAAGACCAGTCTGTGTCTCTTTGCTCCACAACCCAACACACATTTAGGACAGATACTCACATGATGTGCAATTGACCCAAAGACAGTCGGTGGTTACACATGATTCACAGGTCAGAGACGAACATCCATCTGCAAAGAAGAGAGAATCAGGTTTAGAAAGGAAATGAAACTCTCCAAGTggtgctgctaaaaaaaaaaaaagagtcccACTCTCAGAATAAATCTTTttttgcacaaacaaacactgcagctgtttgagcTGTAAGGCTCTTACATAACAAGTTGATCTGGTCCCTGATCAGCTGGCTCAGCCTCCACAgctcacacacaatcacacgAAAATTGAATTTAGACCATTTAACCTCAGGGTAGTGATGTACCCGACAGGCCCTGCGGCACAGGGCCGACTAAAGGACGCACACAGGCGGATCAGGCTAGCCGCTAGCTCGGCACCCAAAGGTCGCAAACTTACCTGGGTCTGTCGCGGCTGATGCGCCGACCAGAGCCACGACTACAGCGCAAAACACCGCCTTCAGGTACATGTCTGCGGCCAAATTACTTCTCCGTCTGCGCTACGGGGTTTGGAGACGACGAGGAAGAGACTTCGGGGGTTTCACGGCTTCCGGACCGTCTTGCGTTTCTGGTCGCtcccgctgctgctgctgctgctgctcgctAGCTCGACACTTCCTACTCGACAGGTCATGTGGCAGTTTTTACTGGGAGTGGTGAGAAACCAGTCCAGGTCATGAGCTGGGTACACGTCACACCAGGCGGGAGAGGACTTTCTCCATCCAGCTGCCTGATTGGCCCGGACACAACAAAACCTGACAAACTGTTCACCTGTGACGCACAACGCTGAATAATTTataggctaaaaaaaaaaaaaacccctcagtCAGTGGAAAGTACTACTCTAGTACTGTACTAAagtattattttaatatgtagtaatatgtaatgtaatgtgtagTATAATCCTAAAACTTTGTAATTACCCagcaaagtacttcaaattataaGTATAAGGTATTTAACATTAGCTCCATGgatgaacacaataatacaTCAGTAATTATATTCCAATAATAGAAAATACATCGATGTgagagtacttttacttttggtacttcAAATGTATGATTTGAATGTAGGCTTTTTCTTGTAACAGAGTATTATTACACTTTGGTATTTATACTTTTGTAAGTTTAGGGTCCCAGTACACCTTCCACCACAGACCAGAGTGTTGTATGATTAACACCTGACATTTTACAAGGTACAGTTTAAAATGATGCCAGGAAAGTAAGTGTTCAAAGTCCAGCCTGCACAAGCTCCAAACAGTCTacatgaaaataagaaatgttacTGTCTATTTGATTTCATCCATAGCCCTCATAGCTCAAAATCTTACCAGCGAAACGTCTCAATGAGTAGAAGAGATAATGAATTAAAGGTACACTGGCACAGACATGGTACAAATGTAAGTTTTGCTTTGCCTCACCTACTGTTGTAGTCTTATTACATAATAGAGAAAATAAGGTGTGTAGTACCTTGATCATAATTAGGTTTCTGCATTATTTAGTGGAATCATATCAGTCCAGTACAGACTGAAACACATatagataagataagataagataagataagaaaacccttatttgtcccacaatggggaaattggattgttgcaacagcaaagtacaaatacacagcagagtgccaaaagtagcaaagaggtaagataaataaattaaaaatatttaaaaaatactaagtggaataaaactaaaaagctacaaaaactataagtgtgtacaatatgtgcctatgggtatgtacagtatatggacattgatgggtaaataaataaataccaggtaaagtgaccacagtatattgcactgatggtgaTTTACCttagtgtgttgtgtttgtattaAAGCACCTGCATaagtttgtatgtgtatgtgtatatgtatgtatatgttgaTGTAGATGCAGGTGTAACATGTAtcttatgtttattttactaCATCACAAAGATtgaaatcatatttaaaaaaggCAGCGATAACAAATGCTCAGGAGCTATAGCTTTAATACCCCACAGTCTGTAATTTTACATTCATATTTGGGTCTTTCATTGCAAGTGGGGGCCTCTTCTAATCTCCTGAGGACGTCAACACCTTCAACCACTTGTctataataaaaaagacaaattttaaaacaaCTATGAGATTATAGACAATTATTAGACAATCATAATTCTGTAGTTATACAAACCCAAAAGCAACATAGGCCCTGTCCATCCAGAGTGTTGGCTGCAGAGTGATGTAGAACTGGGATCCATTTGTGTGGGAACCCTTATTGGCCATTCCTAAAATGCCTCGCTTAGAATGGGAAACAGCAAAACTCTCATCTAAAGGGGAAAAAGACACATGTTCAAGTTACCAACTAATATACAGCTTTGCACACTACATTCTCATGGGAGAGGCCGTACCTTCAAAAGTTGGTCCATAGATGGACTCGCCTCCATTGCCTTTACTTTCCAGAGAAATATCTGCAAAATTGAGAAACAGATGACTAGACCACGGTGACACTGCAGAAAATCATATTACAAGATATTTTTCATTCACCTCCTCAAATTCATGACATTTTGTGCAAAAATTTAGGTGCATTCCTGACCTAAGCTATGGTTGGTATGAGTGGATATGATGGCCTCTCATGTATTTATGTTAAAAAACATTATCATCTTTAAGATCTGACCAAGATACAAGTTAAAATCTGTGTCCAAATTACCATCTTCATCTaggatttacagtatatatgccATACAAAGATGACTATACAAACCagattatgtatttttgttgcacttttgtttttacGAGCCACTGAGGACCCTACCTCCTCCTTGCACCCAGCCACTGGGCACCACACGATGAAACAGAGAGCCCTTGTAGCAGAGAGGGAGGCCGCTCGGTGACACTCCCCGCTCTCCTGTGCACAGAGCCTCAAAGTTCTTTGATGTCTTTGGACACACATCTGAGAACAGCTGAGGAGGGAAAAGACAATAAGTCTAGAAAATATAAAGGCAGATTTGAAAAGCCTCAGAGATGGTGCTGTGTATGTAAATACATTAGCTCACCTCAAACAACAACCTCCCTGCTGCTTCTCCTGCTATATCCACATCCATGAAGACAAACCGATGCTTTAACGAAAGAaaggttgtttatttgttttatttattgtagaaATTATATCTGAGAAAAACTCACAAATAATTGATGTTTAAGAGTAGTAATATTCAGCTGTATGAATGACTTGACTGCAAACTAACCTAAAAAGTTGCATATCAATGAATAAAGTATGTGTTAAAAATGTGTAGATGCCAAAGACACCACAGAAGCAACATGAACCTATTATGGACCCACATTTGTTACCTCCATGTGTTATCTTAATGTGGTGTTGACTTGCCCCAGTTTTCTGGAGGTGTTTGGTGTAGCAGTCCTCAGTGACAGCCATATAGAAAGCCTGCGGGCGACTGAAAGCAAAGCCCCAGTGCTTCTTGGCCCAGCTGGCAAGCTCCTTCTCGTTCCCCAGAAAAAGGCCGTTGAGAAAGCACATCAGGCTGCTGGAGTACTGCCACACTTCACCACGCAGCTCCTTGAATCACAGGTTTTGGATTACGGATGTGGTGTGATTCAGCATTTCAGAATAAGCAACATGTCaaagtacagtatattatatggttgtgttggtgtgttttctgtattttcctaTATTCCACTATAGGCATAGCTACTCTATTTGTGACCACTTACTCTTTTCTTGTTGCACAGGTAAGAGTGCCAGTCCAGTTCGAGGAGGGGTTGAGTTTTTGGATCCATGAATGCCTCAGGAAACTTCTGCTTTAGTCCCTGTTGTGTAGAGTCAAAATATAGGGTGCTGGTAAAGTTCAGGTGGAAACCAGTGCCTGTATATAGCTGTAACTA is a genomic window containing:
- the cd164 gene encoding sialomucin core protein 24 isoform X1 — its product is MYLKAVFCAVVVALVGASAATDPDGCSSLTCESCVTTDCLWVNCTSSFVGCRNMTLVTANDSCSNTSCSATESTPTGNSSVSAATTTLTPAPVVTTTSNSSSPKPSTDNTTTVVPTHHSNSSTSTTSSSTTTPINPTSVPQKNSTFDAASFIGGIVLVLGLQAVIFFLYKFCKSKDRNYHTL
- the cd164 gene encoding sialomucin core protein 24 isoform X2, with protein sequence MYLKAVFCAVVVALVGASAATDPDGCSSLTCESCVTTDCLWVNCTSSFVGCRNMTLVTANDSCSNTSCSDNTTTVVPTHHSNSSTSTTSSSTTTPINPTSVPQKNSTFDAASFIGGIVLVLGLQAVIFFLYKFCKSKDRNYHTL
- the ppil6 gene encoding putative inactive peptidyl-prolyl cis-trans isomerase-like 6, which translates into the protein MNPKVRIEIVGLIKDRNLHVARSIAEGLKQKFPEAFMDPKTQPLLELDWHSYLCNKKRELRGEVWQYSSSLMCFLNGLFLGNEKELASWAKKHWGFAFSRPQAFYMAVTEDCYTKHLQKTGHRFVFMDVDIAGEAAGRLLFELFSDVCPKTSKNFEALCTGERGVSPSGLPLCYKGSLFHRVVPSGWVQGGDISLESKGNGGESIYGPTFEDESFAVSHSKRGILGMANKGSHTNGSQFYITLQPTLWMDRAYVAFGQVVEGVDVLRRLEEAPTCNERPKYECKITDCGVLKL